The DNA region ATCTTGCATAACTAGTCCGAGAAATGGTGATATTTTCGCATACGCAACTTGTTCTGCGTTGAGTCTCAATTGTAAGATTATCGAACTCTTTTGTGTTTTTGCAGCTTAACGAGTTCAAGACGGAAAGATTTTTCGTCTGAATGACCCATCCTAGCGTAACTGTAGTGTACCCTTGAGCGAAAAATCCTTTTGGTTTGGTTGCATTCCAGAACGTGTAGTCTTCATCTGTTAAGAAAGCGACTCTGCATTCTGCTTCGCTTGTTGAGTTTCCATGACCAAAGCTCTCTATTCTGACACCTACCACCTGGTAAACGTCACCGTAAGGTAGACTAGCACTGCAGCATCCGTTACCATCGCATCTTCTTTGAACTTCCCTTCCGTTAGTTGGACAATCTGGAGACTCAATATAGTTCAAACCATCGTTAGAACACCcggttttgtcaaaaaaaaggACGCTTTTTCTAGGTAAAATATCTTTGCTTGCAGTGCAATTCAGCACGCATCCCACCATGCTCGGCTCGATGTTAGTCAACGACGTCCTGCTGTTGCAACCAGCTGCTACGAGGCTATTTCCTCTCCCAAAGAAAAAAGGACTGCCCGTCAAGTTCAAAGCCGATCCAGACTCTTTTCCATCTCTGGAACATCCAACAGATGCTATCGGGCTTCTGACACGAATTGTCCCGAATGACCCGGGTGAAAGAGAATCAAGAGACTCAGATTCTTCGTTTGGCAAAGGGATATTCACAACTTCCATTCCCATCTTGAAAAGGAACGGATACTTAGAGTTTCTGCATTTGATTCTGTACCATTCGTTAAGATAGCAACCTTCTTGAATTCCAAAGGGGTATggaatatttatatttccaCATTTGGTTTGACACGAGCTCGGGAGAGTGTGGACTTTCGAATCAAGGATGAGCATGAgtagaagagagagaagaatcgTGAAAGTATATTTGTGATAGCAACTCATGATATTTGCTTCTCTTAATGGATTGAGTTTGTTTCTTGCTACTTGCCACACAAGTTAAACAAGTTTCATAAGAACTTAGGAGATAATATTATAGGACCAGTTTGGGTGATGTGTCGTTAACAGTTTTCGTCCGAGGGTAAATGGAATCAACCAGTGGCGAATTTCTGATAGCTTGAGTCAATAGTCAACCCCGCGTTGTTTTAATCAAAGACCACGCCAACGACCATTTTATTTCAAACATATGCCCTACCAGGCTCACGAACATAGTATAAAAGAGGTGGCAAAATCTTAAAAGCACATACtttcttactttttttgttttttctttgtcagAAACTTAGAGTATAACTATTGTTAGtctctcacaaaaaaaaattcaacataaGATGAATatctcaaatttttaaaaattcccCTAAATCTTTAAGATGATTTTGTTGTTTGAAGTTTGCTAAGTTTTcgaaatatgaatataattttgaattaatttttttattcacacttaaaaagtaattattattttaacttgTGTTTTTAAAGTTTGGTGATTGATAATGCAAACAcatacatattataaaatattatccaAGATATAACAttaaagtgtatatatatagtggaaaatggttttaaaaataaacttcagATTTGGCTAATTCATCAAATATTACTCCAAAATTATCATAATATCATTGGTAGAAGTAGAACAAATCACAATGTTTACTTATTGATCAAGTCATTGTATACCCACTGAAATCTAGACTGTTGTTTAAGACATTAGCTCCCCTTCTTCCACCCGATTTCGAATTTTGAAGTTCTTCATAAATcctaaattacaaaacatatattgagCTCGGTTAATAAGAAAAACCACTGACTGAGCTGTTGAAGGCAAGCAGACAACAAATATGCAAAATCAACTAGCACACTTGGATAATGACTTTGTAAGTCAATACAGAAAATGAGTCATTTGGTCTTCTAGTGCAACATCCCTATCATGAATATATTACTCGAAAGTAAGGAGCAGACCAATAACACCCTAAGTATGAGGGGGTGGATATACATATCTATTTCTTCCCTTCTACCTAATAcctgtcttcttcctttttgaTAAAAGAAGAGTATCCGTCATGACTAAGCGGATAGCAAGGTACAAAATTAGAATACGCAAGTACCGGTCAAATACAAGAGTACAAGCAGTTCTATACCAACCTGTAATTACAGGGAACATGTGAGTTTCTCTCACACACTGTACAAAGCTATATCCAGATGTTGGAGTAATTGTACCATCAATGAGAAATAGTATCTCCTACGCTTGAGGTATCTACAAACTGAATAACAGAATGTTTGCTAGATGATGCCACATATATATCTCCGTACGTTACATGTTAAAACCAGTATCATGTGCTGAGCTTTTCCTGTTTAGCTAATATCAATATCAAAACCATGAAGAACTTGGGGACAATCATAGCTGCTCTCCTCACACCTTGCTGTCTTTGTTTGTGGATGTCTTGATGCCTTATGTGAGCTAGTGTTCTAGTCTTCTATCTAATAAAAAGACTCTGGgagaaagaacaaaagaaactcTTTGCAGACTGACCAGGGAATATGGGTCTACTTTAGTGGAATGAAAGAGTGTAACATAATGTTAAAGACTAGTAGCTAATGAATGACCAAGTAAAATATGGGTATTTCTTCATTTTCGGACAAGACCTATATAACTCTTGAATGATCCATCATCATCCTTCCTGGTAATGCCTTTTTAATTGTAGTTAGACCGAGTAAAGATGAGATATGTGGATCTCTTTCAAGAACGCATAATAATTCTCAGAACCGAACTGAATAACCGGAGTTCCGATCCAAACCAATCCAAATATTGTTAGGTTCAATTCAGTAACATTTTTCCAAAACCGCTTTTTTCGAGAACCGAACATTCCATCCAAGACTTTCTCTGAAGGCCCATTAACAGCCCATTTTCTAATAAATAAACTAAGCTGTCGATTTTAGTATGAGGAGTCGAACTCTGGACGAGAGTTAAAAGCCTTTGCCGCAACCGTTGTTACTGTCGCCGGTAAATTCTGTTCGTCAAAGTTTCGTTCCTAGATCTCGTTtcgaaattttcaaaattcctGCATCCAATTTCCTTTACATGCAATTTCATTGTTGCTAAGCTCTTAAACCCTAGCTCTTCTCTGTATCTGCTTTCTCGAAATTGAAAATTCTCCAGCGATCGATGTGCTAAAGCTTCAATTCTTGCTTCGTAATATCTACTTTATGTTCTAGGGAGGAGTTTAAAACagtaataaaaacaaagaaaagcgGATCAATGGTTGAAGAAGAGCCCTCAGGAAGTGGTGAAGAAGGATGTAGCATCTCAACGTTTGATTACTCTGTTGAGAATCATTTGAAGGCAGTGGACTCGATCAGTCATCTCTGCGGTGAAGCTGGTAATGTTATTGACAAGACTGATATCAACAGACTCTCATCATCAGTTACATTCTTGAGGTGAGTTAAGAGCATTCATAGAACGTTTGATCTTAGGCTAGTCTTGTATCGAGCAAAAAGCTATACTTTTAAGTGGTTTAAGATCCATTGCAACATCTGTCTTCGAGTTCTCCAATTGTGTTACTAACACTCTTTAATAGTGAATTTTGCATTGTTAATAGAAAAGGTTTACACAGTGTGGCAGCGAGAAGAGTGTACTCACTGATTGTAATACTCACAAATCTAGTCCTCGTCTGTAGGGAATGGAGGCATTTAAGTTACGAACCAAAacgttttggattttataatgaTGATGCTGGAAATAGCTGTGAGCCAAAAGACATCAACTGTCAAACTTTGCCTCAGTTTTCTTCAGCACGAGCTCCTAAGGTGCGTCTTTTATCTTTACActaaaagatttgtttttttttcctacgCTGATTCTTCTTACCCTCCATCTAATTTTTAAGTTCCTAATTTGCCTAAGCGACACTACTTTTTTGACTCTGTATTATTATCGGCGCAGGTTAAGATAGATGACGATGAATCATCATCATTTTCCCAACCCAGGTAATAAATTAAAGGTTTATATTAGCTGTGATTATTAATGTTCCAACTGGTTTTGAGTTAGCAAAACTCATGCATTACTTGCAATTTGAGAATTGAGAAGGCATACATCTAATCTTGACTATGGGGAATGATCATAGGTTTTTCCCTTCTCATGTTCACAATTATGAAGTCACTTATGAAGTTGAGTGATTGAGTTAAGCGGGTATTAGCCAGGACTAAGTTGGTAATTAGCTAGACAACATATTAACAGTGCTTGTTTGTGTGTATATTATATACCTGCtcttgtattttttaattatcaaCGAGGTTTTAGTAGTCATGATTTTCTTATGTAATGATTTATTCACCTCTGCAGCAAGGATTTTATCATGCATGTTGGAGGCTCTGTTTGGGCGTTGGAGTGGTGTCCCAGAGTTCATGAAAACTCAGATGCTCAAGCAAAATGTGAGGTGATTAGGTTATATCCTCTGTTTTTTATGcttgatagaaatgaaaatctTAGCTTTTTcattgttttgagttttttacTATTGCAGTTTCTAGCAGTGGCTACTCATCCACCTGATTCGTACAGTCACAAGATAGGCGTTCGACTTTCAGGTAGAGGAATTATTCAGATATGGTGTGTTATAAATGCCACACGTGAGAACGATGGGAAGGATCAGAAGCTGACAGGAAAGTCCCCAAAGAAACCATCCAATGAAAGTAATAACAACACAGAACCTAAAAGGCCGAGAGGCAGGCCCAGAAAGCATCCAATAGAGACAGCAGAGCCTAAGAAGCCGAAAGGAAGACCTCGAAAGAAGACTACTGCTGAGCTTCCTGTTGAGCTTGGTGATGACGTTCTATACGTTGAAGCTTTGTCTGTTCGGTACCCGGATGAGGCGGCAGTTGTTCCCGGAACTCCTCTTCGGGTTCTGCGAGAAACTTCAGTAACAAAAGCTAAAACCAACAATGAAAGCTCAGGACAAGTGTTGTCTTCAGAAAACGAAAATATCAAACTTCCCGTACGGAGAAAGAGACAAAAACACCAACGAGCTGAAGAAACTTGCGAACCCGTGGTGTCAGAAGATTGTGAAGCCGTTGGTAATGTTCCAGGCGAACCATCCTCGGATATCTCTGAAGATATTGCTCTTCCAAGGGTTGTCTTATGCCTCGCTCACAATGGAAAAGTTGCCTGGGATATGAAATGGCGTCCCCCATCTGCAGATGATTCTCTAGATAAGCATAGAATGGGATATTTAGCTGTCTTGCTGGGGAATGGATCTCTGGAAGTGTAAGTCAGCCTACTTCCCTTTCATCTTTTATCCTCCTAATGCATTCGATATATTGTCTTTCCTTTACTATATGAATATAGTTAACTAGGTTGCATGTCCCATACGGACTGATGAACAACTTTATGCAGGTGGGATGTTCCGATGCCTCGTGTGATATCAGATGTATATTTATCTTCAAAGAAAGATGCGACTGATCCTCGTTTTGTGAAACTGGCTCCTGTTTTCAAATGTTCAAACTTGAAGTGTGGTGATACACAAAGGTCAGTAGATGTCTAACAGTTGCCAGTTTTGTGTTCTCAGAGTTGgacatataattaattgttgCGTTTATTGTTGATACGTTCTCAATATCTGTCTCTATTCTCCTGTTATGGTGCTCATCTATTATCCTACAGTATTCCTTTAACAGTTGAATGGTCTACTTCTGGAAATCCTGATTTCTTACTCGCTGGTTGCCACGATGGCACggtaattattaaattattcactatcaattttatgttttttttctgtcaTGTGTAAAATGTAAATGTGTTCAAGAATTAAGAACTGCTTTGACTCTGTTTGTTTTGATCTCTTGCATTAGGTTGCTCTCTGGAAATTTTCTATAACTAAATCTTCAGAAGGTATTACAACATGATATGTTTTTCTGTATGTCAGATGGTTTGTTTTCACATTGTGGATAGAGAGTGATGTGCTGATTACACATTtgcttttcaatttttttctgcGCAGATACAAGACCTTTACTTTTCTTCAGCGCAGATACAGCTCCTATTAGGGCAGTAGCATGGGCTCCTGGTGAAAGGTCAGTAACATGAAATCACACCCATAACATCAGTAATTCTCGTTTCTGTTTTTGCG from Raphanus sativus cultivar WK10039 chromosome 8, ASM80110v3, whole genome shotgun sequence includes:
- the LOC108818975 gene encoding uncharacterized protein LOC108818975 isoform X1, which produces MVEEEPSGSGEEGCSISTFDYSVENHLKAVDSISHLCGEAGNVIDKTDINRLSSSVTFLREWRHLSYEPKRFGFYNDDAGNSCEPKDINCQTLPQFSSARAPKVKIDDDESSSFSQPSKDFIMHVGGSVWALEWCPRVHENSDAQAKCEFLAVATHPPDSYSHKIGVRLSGRGIIQIWCVINATRENDGKDQKLTGKSPKKPSNESNNNTEPKRPRGRPRKHPIETAEPKKPKGRPRKKTTAELPVELGDDVLYVEALSVRYPDEAAVVPGTPLRVLRETSVTKAKTNNESSGQVLSSENENIKLPVRRKRQKHQRAEETCEPVVSEDCEAVGNVPGEPSSDISEDIALPRVVLCLAHNGKVAWDMKWRPPSADDSLDKHRMGYLAVLLGNGSLEVWDVPMPRVISDVYLSSKKDATDPRFVKLAPVFKCSNLKCGDTQSIPLTVEWSTSGNPDFLLAGCHDGTVALWKFSITKSSEDTRPLLFFSADTAPIRAVAWAPGESDQESSNVVATAGHGGLKFWDLRDPFRPLWDLHPVPRFIYSLDWLQDPKCVLLSFDDGTIRILSLVKVAYDVPSTGRPYPNTKQQGLSVYNCSSFPIWSIQVSRLTGMAAYCTADGSVFHFQLTTKAVEKDSRNRTPHFLCGRLTMNDSTFTVHSPVPNIPIFLKKPVSENGEKQRCLRSLLSESPNRYASPPVSDAQPLAFAHDEDPGLESETVGTSNKSSKSKVKKGKNTVIEEDENRGALVCVKEGVDEEEGRRKEATNSSSSVKAEAFPPKMVAMHRVRWNMNRGSERWLCYGGAAGIVRCQEIASSGLVGKPNRRHQN
- the LOC108818975 gene encoding uncharacterized protein LOC108818975 isoform X2; the encoded protein is MTMNHHHFPNPARILSCMLEALFGRWSGVPEFMKTQMLKQNFLAVATHPPDSYSHKIGVRLSGRGIIQIWCVINATRENDGKDQKLTGKSPKKPSNESNNNTEPKRPRGRPRKHPIETAEPKKPKGRPRKKTTAELPVELGDDVLYVEALSVRYPDEAAVVPGTPLRVLRETSVTKAKTNNESSGQVLSSENENIKLPVRRKRQKHQRAEETCEPVVSEDCEAVGNVPGEPSSDISEDIALPRVVLCLAHNGKVAWDMKWRPPSADDSLDKHRMGYLAVLLGNGSLEVWDVPMPRVISDVYLSSKKDATDPRFVKLAPVFKCSNLKCGDTQSIPLTVEWSTSGNPDFLLAGCHDGTVALWKFSITKSSEDTRPLLFFSADTAPIRAVAWAPGESDQESSNVVATAGHGGLKFWDLRDPFRPLWDLHPVPRFIYSLDWLQDPKCVLLSFDDGTIRILSLVKVAYDVPSTGRPYPNTKQQGLSVYNCSSFPIWSIQVSRLTGMAAYCTADGSVFHFQLTTKAVEKDSRNRTPHFLCGRLTMNDSTFTVHSPVPNIPIFLKKPVSENGEKQRCLRSLLSESPNRYASPPVSDAQPLAFAHDEDPGLESETVGTSNKSSKSKVKKGKNTVIEEDENRGALVCVKEGVDEEEGRRKEATNSSSSVKAEAFPPKMVAMHRVRWNMNRGSERWLCYGGAAGIVRCQEIASSGLVGKPNRRHQN